One Aquificaceae bacterium genomic window, CTGCGAAGTTGCCTGCAAACAGGAGAAGGGGCTTGAAAACTTTGGCATAAGGCCCATGAAGGTTTTCAGGGTTGGTGGCATTGGAGAAAGGGCTGACGCCTTTTTCCTGCCCATGAACTGCTTTCACTGCGAGCCAGCACCCTGTGTATATGCCTGCCCCACCTCCGCCATGAGGAAGAGAGAAGATGGCATAGTCTATGTGGAAGAGCTGAGATGCATAGGCTGTAAGGCTTGCATAATTGCCTGTCCCTATGGAGCCATTGCCTTCAACCCTTCAACCATGAAAGTGGAAAAGTGTGATTACTGCTACAAAAGGGT contains:
- a CDS encoding 4Fe-4S dicluster domain-containing protein translates to MKRPVMLIDLDRCIGCLSCEVACKQEKGLENFGIRPMKVFRVGGIGERADAFFLPMNCFHCEPAPCVYACPTSAMRKREDGIVYVEELRCIGCKACIIACPYGAIAFNPSTMKVEKCDYCYKRVDAGLLPSCVSKCVTNCLYFVEIEEVPKQRHRSRRIDSELYRELFNWKSEEKPLEV